The following are encoded in a window of Fluviibacter phosphoraccumulans genomic DNA:
- a CDS encoding sigma-54-dependent transcriptional regulator: protein MSSNTDVSQVIVYLIEDDAAILKSCEQALMLEHFEVRTFADAGSFFAIDTPRFPYVVITDVNLPDACGISIMKKVLGRDPDVPVIVITGHGDINMAVDSMKEGAFDFIEKPFSIDRLITTVRNAVDKASLTHRYNALASAAADQMPSLIGQSERLQKLKQHIAMLAPTGVDILINGETGTGKEVVAQMLHQLSQCPGPFVAINCAALPENIFESELFGHEAGAFTGASKRRIGKFEYANQGTLFLDEIESMPLALQAKLLRTIQERVIQRLGANESIPVSCRIIAATKTNLKTLSDQGQFRSDLYFRLNVVNFYLPALREIKEDIPLIFNHYLFFYRNKYPGSEQRSAEQGASASVLRFLATHDWPGNIRELKNFAERVALGFPFQDLTGGEADPGALTLAGLLEKTEKTALVDALRLSHGHVAEAAEVLAIPVKTLYDKLARYGIQAGAFKT, encoded by the coding sequence ATGAGTTCAAACACGGATGTTAGCCAGGTCATTGTCTACCTGATTGAAGATGATGCCGCTATTTTAAAAAGCTGTGAGCAGGCTTTGATGCTTGAGCATTTCGAGGTGCGCACGTTCGCGGATGCAGGCTCTTTCTTTGCAATCGACACACCACGCTTTCCTTATGTGGTCATTACCGACGTCAATCTCCCGGACGCCTGTGGCATCAGCATTATGAAAAAGGTGCTGGGCAGGGATCCCGATGTGCCGGTCATCGTTATCACAGGGCATGGTGATATCAATATGGCGGTCGATTCGATGAAAGAAGGGGCCTTTGATTTTATTGAAAAGCCCTTCTCGATTGATCGTTTGATCACCACCGTGCGCAATGCCGTTGATAAAGCGTCGTTGACACATCGCTACAACGCCTTGGCGAGCGCTGCCGCAGATCAAATGCCCAGTTTGATCGGACAGTCTGAACGGTTGCAGAAGCTTAAGCAGCATATCGCCATGTTAGCGCCCACCGGCGTGGATATTCTGATTAATGGGGAAACGGGCACGGGCAAAGAAGTGGTTGCCCAAATGCTGCATCAACTCAGTCAATGTCCCGGACCTTTTGTTGCTATCAACTGCGCAGCGCTTCCCGAAAATATTTTCGAGAGCGAATTATTTGGGCACGAAGCAGGCGCGTTCACCGGGGCATCAAAACGACGCATCGGAAAGTTTGAGTATGCCAATCAAGGCACACTGTTTCTTGATGAAATCGAATCGATGCCGCTCGCCTTGCAGGCAAAACTGCTGCGCACGATCCAGGAGCGCGTGATTCAGCGCTTGGGGGCTAACGAATCGATCCCTGTGTCCTGCCGCATTATCGCTGCGACTAAAACGAATCTTAAGACCCTGTCTGATCAGGGGCAGTTCCGTAGCGATCTGTATTTCCGGTTGAATGTCGTTAACTTTTATCTGCCGGCGCTGCGCGAGATAAAAGAAGATATCCCTCTGATCTTCAATCATTATCTGTTTTTCTACCGCAACAAGTACCCAGGATCGGAGCAACGCTCTGCGGAGCAGGGCGCCAGTGCCTCGGTATTACGTTTTCTGGCGACGCACGACTGGCCGGGCAATATTCGCGAACTCAAGAACTTTGCTGAAAGAGTGGCGCTCGGCTTTCCTTTCCAGGATCTGACGGGGGGAGAAGCCGACCCGGGGGCGTTGACCTTGGCAGGTTTGCTGGAAAAAACAGAAAAAACGGCATTGGTTGATGCGCTTCGCTTGTCTCATGGCCATGTCGCTGAAGCGGCCGAGGTTTTAGCGATTCCGGTTAAAACACTCTATGACAAATTGGCGCGCTATGGGATCCAGGCCGGGGCTTTCAAAACTTGA
- the rlmN gene encoding 23S rRNA (adenine(2503)-C(2))-methyltransferase RlmN, protein MQNLLDLDMAGLKAWLAQIGEKPFRANQLLRWIYQRGETDFSAMSDLARVFRERLPTVAEIRLPTIVSDKVSDDGTRKFLMDVGASNLIETVFIPETDRGTLCISTQVGCALDCSFCSTGKQGFNRNLTTAEIIGQLWLANRALGFDPAGDRIISNVVIMGMGEPLANFDALIPALNLMLDDHAYGLSRRRVTVSTSGIVPAMDRLREACPTALAVSLHAPNDALRDVLVPINQKYPLAELMAACKRYLEKAPRDFITFEYVMLEGVNDSQAQAKELVSLVAKAKFRCKFNLIPFNPFPGSPYRRSPRDRISAFANILIGAGFVTTTRKTRGDDIDAACGQLAGQVQDKTKRTQPMPPVKTVTVRSGV, encoded by the coding sequence ATGCAAAATCTGCTCGACCTCGATATGGCCGGGCTGAAAGCCTGGTTGGCCCAGATCGGCGAAAAGCCTTTCCGGGCCAATCAGCTTTTACGCTGGATCTATCAGCGTGGCGAAACCGATTTTTCTGCCATGTCAGACCTTGCGCGCGTATTTCGCGAGCGGCTGCCGACCGTGGCGGAAATCCGTTTGCCAACGATTGTTTCCGACAAGGTGTCGGATGATGGCACCCGTAAATTCCTGATGGATGTCGGCGCCAGCAATCTCATCGAAACCGTATTTATTCCCGAGACCGATCGCGGCACCTTGTGTATCTCGACGCAGGTCGGTTGTGCACTGGATTGCTCTTTTTGTTCCACGGGCAAGCAGGGTTTTAACCGGAACCTGACAACCGCCGAAATCATTGGGCAGCTCTGGTTGGCTAATCGGGCGCTGGGCTTTGATCCCGCGGGCGACCGGATTATTTCCAACGTAGTGATCATGGGCATGGGCGAACCGTTGGCCAACTTCGATGCGTTGATTCCGGCGTTGAATCTCATGCTCGACGATCATGCTTATGGCCTTTCGCGTCGTCGCGTGACGGTGTCGACCTCCGGTATCGTGCCCGCTATGGACCGTTTGCGCGAAGCCTGTCCGACGGCGCTGGCGGTATCGTTGCACGCGCCGAACGATGCCTTGCGCGATGTGCTGGTGCCGATTAATCAAAAATATCCGCTGGCTGAGCTTATGGCAGCCTGCAAGCGTTATCTGGAAAAAGCCCCGCGTGACTTTATTACTTTCGAGTACGTCATGCTGGAAGGGGTTAATGACAGCCAGGCACAAGCCAAAGAGCTCGTGTCATTGGTTGCCAAAGCCAAATTCCGCTGTAAGTTCAACCTCATCCCTTTCAATCCGTTCCCGGGTAGCCCTTATCGCCGTTCACCGCGAGATCGTATTTCGGCCTTTGCCAATATCCTGATTGGAGCTGGCTTTGTGACGACGACGCGTAAAACGCGGGGGGATGATATTGATGCGGCTTGTGGGCAGCTTGCGGGCCAGGTACAAGATAAAACCAAGCGCACACAACCGATGCCGCCGGTGAAAACAGTCACAGTGCGGAGTGGCGTGTGA
- the tilS gene encoding tRNA lysidine(34) synthetase TilS — translation MTADVKNLISHLQTALGDDCLTGRKVCVALSGGMDSVVLLHVLAQLRAQQPIELSAVHVNHGISPHAADWAAFCLKICRSLDVPCQIATLPPLESAGGGLERAAREARYAVFARVDADLLCMAHHKNDRAETLLLNLFRGAGPQGLAAMPGSRCLNGKQLVRPFIDLTRSDLQAWANAQRLSWVEDESNQNLHFRRNYLRHVVLPAIGQQFPAITTVLARTAEQMQEQTTLLARLAEIDAKDCEDEHGRLRISQWALLPPIAARNVLKHRLNRAGVHIPSARRLEALVAQLVDARQDAEVFVRFGQTGCHLWRDRLWLDHAMNAPQPQAHKLSDGVIDWADGQLEVQGDAQAIARSGLVVRAVGQGQRFQPAGRCRSTVTELLREQGVPPWVRPRWPALWRDGQLCWVAGLGWGGAADDTHGLALTWMPTPDQII, via the coding sequence ATGACGGCGGACGTTAAAAATTTAATCAGTCACCTGCAAACCGCGCTGGGCGATGATTGTTTGACCGGTCGCAAAGTCTGCGTGGCCTTATCCGGCGGCATGGATTCGGTGGTGCTGTTGCACGTCTTGGCGCAGCTTCGGGCGCAACAACCTATTGAGCTTAGCGCAGTACACGTGAATCACGGCATTTCACCCCATGCCGCTGATTGGGCGGCGTTTTGTCTGAAAATCTGCCGTTCATTGGATGTGCCTTGCCAAATAGCCACATTACCGCCTTTGGAATCTGCCGGCGGGGGCTTGGAGCGGGCCGCTCGCGAAGCGCGTTATGCCGTTTTTGCCCGCGTTGATGCGGATCTGCTTTGTATGGCGCATCATAAGAATGATCGGGCTGAAACGCTGCTGCTGAATCTGTTTCGCGGCGCTGGCCCGCAAGGGTTGGCCGCTATGCCGGGCAGCCGATGCTTAAATGGCAAGCAACTCGTCCGCCCCTTTATTGATCTGACTCGGTCCGATCTGCAGGCCTGGGCGAATGCGCAGAGACTGTCCTGGGTAGAAGATGAGAGTAACCAGAATCTCCATTTTCGACGTAACTATCTCAGGCATGTGGTGCTGCCTGCGATTGGCCAGCAATTCCCGGCTATCACCACCGTCTTGGCGCGTACGGCAGAACAGATGCAGGAGCAGACGACGCTGTTAGCGCGTTTGGCCGAGATTGACGCTAAGGATTGTGAGGATGAACACGGGCGCTTGCGTATATCGCAATGGGCCTTGCTGCCCCCGATTGCGGCTCGCAATGTACTCAAACATCGGCTGAATCGCGCGGGGGTCCATATTCCGTCTGCGCGCCGATTGGAAGCATTGGTGGCGCAGTTGGTAGACGCCCGACAAGATGCCGAAGTGTTCGTGCGCTTTGGTCAGACGGGGTGCCATCTTTGGCGTGACCGATTGTGGTTAGATCACGCCATGAATGCGCCACAGCCGCAAGCACACAAGCTATCGGATGGCGTTATTGATTGGGCGGATGGGCAGCTGGAGGTACAAGGCGATGCCCAAGCGATAGCGCGTAGCGGTCTGGTTGTGCGGGCTGTCGGCCAAGGGCAAAGATTTCAGCCGGCAGGGCGTTGTCGCAGCACCGTCACCGAATTACTCAGAGAGCAAGGAGTCCCGCCCTGGGTTAGACCTCGATGGCCCGCGCTTTGGCGCGACGGTCAACTTTGTTGGGTGGCCGGGTTGGGATGGGGTGGTGCGGCAGACGATACGCATGGGCTTGCATTAACCTGGATGCCTACCCCAGATCAAATCATCTGA
- a CDS encoding TRAP transporter substrate-binding protein has protein sequence MKAMKILVASMLAACSTWAAAQQPIVIKFSHVVANDTPKGLAAEYFKKKAEDYTKGRVKVEVYANSTLYKDKEEMEALQLGAVQMLAPSLAKFGPLGVKEFEMFDLPYIFDNYDQLHKITQGPIGQSILAKLEPKGIRGLGYWDNGFKSFSANTPIKQPSDLKGKKMRIQSSKVLEAQMRALGSLPQVLPFSEVYQALQTGVVDGTENPISNLYTQKMFEVQKHLAMTEHGYLGYAVIVNKKFWDGLPPDVREQLDKAMNESTAFANRIAKHQNDQDLEKVKKSGKTAVYNLTPAEREAFKKALLPVHKEMASRIGPDLLQAVNAELAAPSKKK, from the coding sequence ATGAAAGCCATGAAAATACTTGTTGCATCCATGCTAGCAGCCTGTTCTACCTGGGCGGCTGCGCAGCAGCCTATCGTCATCAAGTTCAGCCACGTTGTCGCCAACGATACCCCGAAGGGGTTGGCCGCAGAGTACTTCAAGAAAAAAGCTGAGGACTACACCAAGGGTCGTGTCAAGGTAGAGGTTTACGCCAACAGCACGCTGTACAAAGACAAGGAAGAAATGGAAGCGCTGCAACTGGGCGCTGTTCAGATGCTGGCGCCATCACTGGCCAAATTTGGTCCGCTGGGGGTTAAAGAGTTCGAGATGTTCGATCTGCCTTACATCTTTGATAACTACGATCAGCTGCACAAGATCACTCAAGGCCCGATTGGTCAATCCATTCTGGCCAAGCTGGAACCCAAAGGTATTCGCGGTTTAGGCTACTGGGACAATGGCTTCAAGTCCTTTTCAGCCAATACGCCAATCAAGCAGCCGTCAGATCTAAAGGGTAAGAAGATGCGCATTCAGTCTTCCAAAGTATTGGAAGCCCAGATGCGTGCTTTAGGCTCGTTGCCACAAGTACTGCCGTTCTCTGAAGTCTATCAAGCGCTGCAGACCGGCGTAGTTGATGGCACGGAAAACCCGATTTCCAACCTGTACACCCAGAAGATGTTTGAAGTACAAAAACACCTGGCTATGACAGAACACGGTTACCTGGGTTACGCCGTCATCGTGAACAAGAAGTTCTGGGATGGCCTACCACCGGATGTGCGTGAGCAGCTGGATAAAGCGATGAATGAATCGACTGCTTTTGCTAACCGCATCGCCAAGCATCAGAACGATCAGGATCTGGAAAAGGTCAAGAAGTCGGGTAAAACGGCCGTTTATAACCTGACGCCAGCTGAACGCGAGGCCTTCAAGAAGGCCCTGCTGCCAGTGCACAAGGAAATGGCATCGCGCATCGGCCCAGATCTTCTGCAAGCGGTGAATGCCGAGTTGGCTGCCCCCAGCAAGAAGAAATAA
- the ndk gene encoding nucleoside-diphosphate kinase produces the protein MAIQRTLSIIKPDAVAKNVIGQIIARFEGAGLKVVAGRLVHLSAAEAGQFYAVHKERPFFKDLVEFMISGPVFVQVLEGEDAIAKNRDLMGATDPKKAEPGTIRADFAESIDANAVHGSDAPETAAVEIAFFFPGMNVYSR, from the coding sequence ATGGCTATTCAACGTACCCTTTCCATTATCAAACCTGATGCCGTCGCCAAGAACGTTATCGGTCAAATCATTGCCCGCTTCGAAGGCGCTGGCCTGAAGGTGGTTGCTGGTCGTCTGGTGCACCTGTCGGCTGCTGAAGCCGGTCAGTTTTACGCCGTTCACAAAGAGCGTCCTTTCTTCAAGGATCTGGTTGAGTTCATGATCTCGGGCCCGGTGTTCGTGCAAGTGCTCGAAGGCGAAGACGCCATTGCCAAGAACCGTGACCTGATGGGCGCCACTGATCCGAAAAAGGCTGAGCCAGGTACGATTCGTGCTGACTTTGCTGAGTCGATCGATGCCAACGCTGTTCACGGTTCCGATGCGCCGGAAACCGCTGCTGTGGAAATTGCTTTCTTCTTCCCCGGCATGAACGTTTACAGCCGCTAA
- a CDS encoding tetratricopeptide repeat protein — MRGLICRWLVGATLSVVLAACATTSNPALPNESKAVASDPLSRARVHTELAALYYQQGSMKTALDELATARKIDAQYAPAYSMLGLVYMQLGEPTQAESNFQSAIALAPNDPDIRNNYGLFLCETRQYQKGLDQLNLTLSNPLYNTPVRALLNAERCAQSMGDSALANTYRQRVARYGVGSIPANTDAYSSKLQ; from the coding sequence ATGCGTGGTTTGATTTGCCGATGGCTTGTCGGTGCTACGCTCAGTGTGGTCCTGGCTGCGTGCGCGACCACCAGCAACCCAGCGCTCCCTAACGAAAGCAAGGCCGTTGCCAGTGATCCGCTGAGTCGTGCCCGTGTGCATACGGAACTAGCGGCCCTCTATTATCAGCAGGGTAGCATGAAGACCGCGCTCGACGAGTTGGCCACCGCCCGCAAGATCGATGCGCAATACGCGCCGGCTTACAGCATGCTGGGCCTCGTTTACATGCAGCTGGGTGAGCCAACGCAAGCTGAAAGTAATTTCCAGAGCGCCATTGCGCTAGCGCCCAACGACCCCGATATCCGTAATAACTACGGACTCTTTCTCTGCGAGACGCGCCAGTATCAAAAAGGGTTGGATCAACTCAATCTGACCTTGTCTAATCCGCTTTACAACACGCCTGTGCGCGCACTGTTAAACGCAGAGCGCTGTGCGCAGTCGATGGGTGACAGCGCCCTGGCCAACACATATCGTCAGCGGGTAGCGCGCTATGGTGTGGGTTCAATACCGGCCAACACCGACGCCTATTCTTCAAAACTTCAGTAA
- a CDS encoding helix-turn-helix domain-containing protein — MSNEINQKPQTELDISGEVEPEVMGVAEQPSLGSNQLAAAREAKRLAVGDVAYTLKVSNKVIEALEASDWQSLPGRTFAVGILRSYGRLLDVSVDALIAEIPGAPPVMKKHLTQTDASARKASPTGRRDGESKRQEKRMLKTGVLMIVLAIILAYAIPSGFLGEAFQSVQSLAERWVRKDVVQSPLAEPVVPPAPTESAPGAPTAEASVQAPTSPGTLELKFAAPAWVEVRDHTGRIIYSQLNAAGTTQFITGAAPLDILIGNARQVQARWRDEPLKLDKLTGDDVARQVLR, encoded by the coding sequence ATGTCAAACGAAATCAATCAGAAGCCACAAACCGAGCTGGATATATCAGGGGAAGTCGAACCTGAAGTTATGGGCGTTGCTGAACAGCCGTCGCTTGGGTCTAACCAACTGGCGGCAGCCCGCGAAGCCAAACGTCTGGCCGTCGGCGATGTCGCTTATACGCTTAAAGTCAGTAACAAAGTGATTGAAGCCCTCGAAGCCTCTGACTGGCAGTCTTTGCCGGGTCGGACTTTTGCCGTGGGTATTTTGCGCTCCTATGGTCGACTGCTGGATGTCTCAGTGGATGCGCTCATTGCAGAGATTCCTGGTGCCCCACCGGTCATGAAGAAGCATCTCACCCAGACCGATGCTTCAGCACGGAAGGCGTCGCCAACCGGGCGCCGTGATGGTGAGTCGAAGCGCCAGGAAAAGCGGATGCTGAAGACGGGCGTGCTGATGATTGTTCTGGCCATTATTTTGGCCTATGCCATACCGAGCGGCTTTCTGGGAGAGGCGTTCCAGAGCGTGCAGAGCCTGGCGGAGCGTTGGGTGCGCAAAGATGTTGTTCAGTCGCCGTTAGCAGAACCCGTTGTGCCACCAGCACCGACCGAGTCTGCGCCGGGTGCACCGACTGCCGAAGCCAGCGTCCAGGCGCCAACCAGCCCGGGGACGCTTGAATTGAAATTTGCTGCGCCGGCCTGGGTTGAGGTGCGTGATCATACGGGCCGCATTATCTACTCGCAGCTCAATGCGGCTGGGACGACACAATTTATTACGGGCGCTGCGCCGCTGGATATATTGATTGGTAATGCGCGTCAGGTTCAGGCGCGCTGGCGTGATGAACCGTTGAAGCTCGATAAACTGACTGGCGATGATGTGGCGCGCCAGGTGCTTCGTTGA
- a CDS encoding sensor histidine kinase, translating into MLKQKATAKIKARYAFVVVVVLCVVIGYAAYRQIFDREIEKETARHRQNLETVSLSINATLSKYEELPLAIAKDSRIHAALEATATDKTIAQANEYLAEINRILGTDTIYIMNRDGLTLASSNWDQSDSYVGDNYSFRPYFKGAIESGIGKFYGIGVASGKPGYYIACPVFVGGQTLGVITIKIRLSEIQSAIGEFNDYLLVTNEDGIVILSSEASQLYKSTRLLSPEARQKITATRQFYDQPLDAFQFHGTALTIDDDNERQLLNGEAYLVQSVPLGGRGWDIVQISRTREARTFALNGSGAIGFAAGFLMISLLIWYYRRAAHREKLEIFANIETQIQDRTIELTAKIHDLEKAESILKKTRDDAVQAGKLAVLGQMAAGVTHELSQPLSAIQLYAGNTKKLIECGNLPLACENIDSINALVTRAGTILSELKTLYRNDETRVEPIALNTIIQNAVLVMNPFIRKANIRLDIVGLDALVMSSTGKLEQVFINLMSNSVDALALLPDGVIEIRCTRIKDSVVVRYADNGPGITESANDKIFEPFYTTKPSGKGLGLGLAISKFIVDAIGGKIECHNLSTGGLEFIIVLRHADKPT; encoded by the coding sequence ATGTTGAAACAGAAAGCCACCGCAAAAATTAAGGCGCGATATGCGTTTGTTGTCGTCGTCGTTTTATGTGTCGTGATTGGTTACGCCGCTTACCGCCAGATTTTTGATCGTGAAATCGAAAAAGAAACAGCGCGTCACCGTCAGAACCTGGAAACGGTAAGCCTGTCTATTAATGCCACGCTGTCGAAATACGAAGAGTTGCCGCTGGCGATTGCCAAAGACTCGCGGATTCATGCGGCGCTTGAAGCGACGGCTACGGATAAAACGATTGCGCAGGCGAACGAGTATCTGGCGGAGATCAATCGTATTCTCGGCACGGATACGATTTACATCATGAACCGGGATGGTTTGACATTAGCTTCCAGTAACTGGGATCAAAGCGACAGTTACGTTGGAGACAACTATTCTTTTCGACCCTATTTTAAGGGTGCCATCGAAAGTGGCATTGGCAAGTTTTATGGGATCGGCGTGGCTTCGGGTAAACCTGGCTACTACATCGCCTGCCCGGTTTTTGTGGGCGGTCAGACGCTCGGTGTGATAACCATCAAGATTCGGCTGTCCGAGATTCAGTCTGCGATTGGTGAGTTCAACGATTACCTGCTGGTGACCAATGAAGATGGCATCGTTATTTTGTCATCCGAGGCCTCGCAGCTGTATAAATCGACGCGTCTGCTCAGCCCTGAGGCACGGCAAAAAATTACTGCCACGCGCCAGTTTTATGACCAGCCTTTGGATGCTTTTCAGTTCCACGGCACTGCGCTCACGATTGACGATGATAACGAGCGTCAGCTGTTGAACGGAGAGGCTTACTTGGTCCAGTCTGTCCCGCTGGGCGGGCGCGGTTGGGATATCGTTCAAATTAGTCGCACGCGTGAAGCGCGCACGTTTGCCCTGAACGGCTCCGGCGCCATTGGTTTTGCTGCGGGCTTTTTGATGATTTCCTTACTCATTTGGTATTACCGACGGGCGGCACACCGGGAAAAGCTGGAGATCTTTGCCAACATTGAAACGCAGATACAAGATCGCACCATCGAATTAACGGCCAAGATTCATGATCTGGAAAAAGCGGAAAGCATCCTCAAAAAAACCCGAGACGATGCGGTGCAGGCAGGCAAACTTGCGGTGTTGGGGCAAATGGCAGCGGGCGTGACCCATGAGTTAAGCCAACCCTTGTCCGCTATCCAGCTTTATGCCGGCAATACCAAGAAGCTCATCGAATGCGGAAACTTGCCGCTGGCTTGTGAAAATATCGACAGTATCAATGCGCTGGTGACCCGAGCAGGCACCATACTCTCCGAACTGAAAACGCTTTACCGCAACGATGAAACGCGGGTAGAGCCCATTGCGTTGAATACGATTATTCAGAACGCCGTGTTGGTCATGAACCCGTTCATTCGAAAAGCGAATATCCGTTTGGACATCGTTGGGCTAGATGCGTTAGTCATGTCTTCCACGGGCAAGCTGGAGCAGGTGTTTATCAACCTGATGTCGAACTCGGTGGATGCCTTGGCGTTGCTGCCCGATGGGGTCATTGAAATTCGCTGCACACGCATCAAAGACAGCGTGGTGGTGAGATACGCCGACAATGGCCCGGGGATCACCGAGAGTGCGAATGACAAAATCTTTGAACCGTTCTATACGACCAAGCCTTCAGGTAAAGGGCTGGGGTTAGGTTTGGCAATCAGTAAATTTATTGTCGATGCCATCGGTGGAAAAATTGAATGTCACAATCTGTCTACAGGTGGGTTAGAGTTCATCATCGTATTGCGTCACGCAGATAAGCCAACATGA
- a CDS encoding TRAP transporter small permease produces MKFLDRLEEWLVTFLMGGATLIIFVAVVHRYLTGIDIPGLQDWLLKFSFAWAQELTIIMFVWMAKFGAAYGVRTGIHVGVDVMINRLSDGKRKWFISFGLLAGAVFTGIIATLGYHFVMENGLHYAWLHYWGKETGDLFEGPTTPDLEWPTWIVYSAIPLGSGLMCFRFLQVLVSFNRTGELPHVDHGHVEGLDEDTETDPMVGPGSKPEDTSWFQNTKGLYPKEVLKNKESDKNEGGAK; encoded by the coding sequence ATGAAATTCCTTGATCGGTTAGAGGAGTGGTTGGTCACCTTCCTGATGGGCGGTGCAACCCTGATTATTTTTGTAGCGGTTGTGCACCGTTACTTGACCGGGATCGACATTCCGGGTCTGCAAGACTGGCTGCTCAAATTTAGTTTTGCTTGGGCGCAGGAACTCACGATCATCATGTTTGTGTGGATGGCCAAATTTGGTGCAGCCTATGGGGTGCGTACGGGCATCCACGTAGGCGTTGATGTCATGATTAATCGTTTGTCCGATGGCAAACGTAAGTGGTTCATTAGTTTTGGTTTGCTGGCGGGTGCCGTTTTCACAGGCATCATCGCAACGCTGGGCTATCACTTTGTCATGGAAAACGGCCTGCACTATGCCTGGCTGCATTACTGGGGCAAAGAAACGGGTGACCTCTTCGAAGGTCCCACAACACCGGATCTGGAATGGCCGACCTGGATTGTTTACTCCGCGATTCCGCTGGGCTCAGGTCTGATGTGTTTCCGCTTCCTGCAGGTGCTGGTCTCCTTTAACCGGACTGGCGAGCTGCCGCACGTGGACCATGGTCACGTTGAGGGGCTCGATGAAGACACCGAGACAGATCCAATGGTGGGGCCGGGTAGCAAGCCGGAAGATACCTCGTGGTTCCAGAATACGAAGGGTTTGTACCCGAAAGAGGTCCTTAAAAACAAAGAGTCCGATAAGAACGAAGGGGGTGCCAAATGA
- a CDS encoding TRAP transporter large permease, producing the protein MSTLIIFGILTALMLTGMPISIALGLTVLTFLFTLTQVPLEAVALKLFTGIEKFEIMAIPFFILAGNFLTHGGVAKRMIRFASDMVGHFYGGLGLAGVVACALFAAVSGSSPATVVAIGSILLPAMVKAGFPNRFGAGIITTSGALGILIPPSIVMVMYSVSTNTSVGALFMAGVVPGIMLATMLGLTTWYLARKNDYPRLPKAGVLQRMKSFKESVWGLMLIVVVMGGIYTGIFTPTEAAAISAVYAFVIAVFVYKDMGLKDVPRVLLSSANMSAMLLYIITNAVLFSFLMTSESIPQAMADWLLDKGLGVITFLLFVNIILLVAGNFMEPSSIVLIFSPILFPVAMKLGIDPVHFGIMMVVNMEVGMCHPPVGLNLYVASGITKMGITELTVAVWPWLLTMLVFLGVVTYWPGLSLWFPRMLGMIS; encoded by the coding sequence ATGAGTACCTTAATTATCTTTGGCATTCTCACCGCCCTGATGTTAACGGGCATGCCAATTTCAATTGCGTTAGGCCTTACGGTTTTAACCTTCCTCTTTACCCTGACGCAGGTGCCGCTGGAAGCCGTTGCACTTAAGTTGTTCACGGGGATTGAGAAGTTCGAAATCATGGCGATTCCGTTCTTCATCCTGGCGGGTAACTTCCTGACGCATGGGGGGGTTGCTAAACGCATGATCCGCTTCGCGTCAGACATGGTGGGGCACTTTTACGGCGGGCTTGGTCTGGCTGGGGTGGTGGCCTGTGCGCTGTTTGCTGCCGTATCCGGTTCGTCGCCAGCCACCGTGGTCGCCATCGGTTCGATTCTGCTGCCAGCTATGGTGAAGGCCGGTTTTCCGAACCGCTTTGGTGCCGGCATTATCACCACGTCGGGTGCGTTAGGGATTCTCATCCCGCCATCCATCGTGATGGTGATGTACTCCGTTTCAACCAATACCTCCGTCGGCGCGCTGTTCATGGCAGGCGTGGTCCCGGGCATCATGCTCGCTACCATGTTGGGCCTGACGACCTGGTATCTGGCCCGCAAGAACGACTACCCGCGCTTACCTAAGGCGGGTGTGCTCCAACGGATGAAGTCCTTCAAGGAATCGGTCTGGGGTCTCATGCTCATCGTCGTCGTGATGGGCGGTATTTATACGGGCATCTTTACACCGACAGAAGCCGCAGCAATTAGTGCGGTCTATGCCTTCGTTATTGCCGTCTTTGTGTATAAAGACATGGGCTTGAAAGACGTGCCGCGGGTGCTGCTGTCCTCGGCCAACATGAGCGCCATGTTGCTCTACATCATCACGAACGCGGTGCTGTTCTCGTTCCTGATGACGAGTGAGAGCATCCCCCAAGCCATGGCGGATTGGTTGCTGGACAAAGGGCTGGGCGTAATTACCTTCCTGCTCTTCGTCAACATCATCCTGTTGGTGGCGGGTAACTTTATGGAGCCTTCTTCCATCGTCCTGATCTTCTCGCCGATTCTGTTCCCGGTCGCAATGAAGCTGGGCATTGATCCGGTGCATTTTGGCATCATGATGGTGGTGAACATGGAGGTCGGCATGTGTCACCCACCCGTGGGGTTAAATCTCTATGTGGCGTCGGGGATTACCAAAATGGGGATTACCGAGCTCACGGTGGCCGTCTGGCCATGGTTGCTGACCATGCTGGTATTCTTGGGTGTTGTTACCTATTGGCCGGGACTTAGCCTGTGGTTCCCGCGCATGTTAGGGATGATTAGCTAG